From Bdellovibrio sp. KM01:
GTAATCAGCACGCAAAGGTTGAGCGTTTGATTTTTTCAGCCACAGGCGGATCCAGGCATAAGTTAGATTTTCTTTGGAGCCTTTAAGTAGTAATTGGACTTCGTTCGCATTCTCGGATTCTTTAGTGACATTGTAGTCACCAGCCCATCTGGTTCTGGAGATATCACCGTTTGCGACCTGCCCTGAAAGTTTTTGTGCCAGGGATAAGCGCATAGATCTTTTAAGATTAGGAATGTAGGCGTGAAAGTCACGGTCCAGCATCAGCATATTGCGACCTTTATCGCGAGCTGGTTCTTTCGTGATGATCATCGTTTTGTCTTGGCCCTTAAGGGAAACATCGAAAACGGAAGTCCCTTCCGGAGTTTCCACTTGGATTTGCATTTCGTAGGAATCTGAAGGATTACGAATTTTGTCTGCGGCTTGAACCATTTGTTCCGGAGATGCGGCGTTCGCAGATAGCGCTGAAAAAACCAGACCGAAGATAATTAGTTTAGCCTTTAGGATTTTCATGATGATCTCCACAATTTAAATATCTATACTGTTTGAGCCTCCTCCACTTTAACCTTCCGTATTCAAAGGAGCAACAGTGAGTGCGCTATACAGACTTCAAAACCTAGATTACTCCTACGAGTGGAATAAACAAAAAGTGCCCGTTTTGAAGACTTTGAATATCTCTTTTGATGAGGCCTGCTTTTGTTGCATTGTTGGTCCCAGTGGATCTGGAAAAACGACGCTATTAAACCTTCTTGGATTATTGGATTCCCCGACAAATGGCCAAATAATTTTTGGGGATAAAGATGTGGGTAACCTTCCAGAGATTGAAAAGGAAAAGATTCGCCTTCATCAAGTGGGTTTTGTTTTTCAAAGTTTCTATTTGATTCCGACTTTGACGATTCTGGAAAATACGTCTTATTTCCTGCCGTCTTTGGGTTACTCCCAGGGTGAAGCAAAAAAAACAGCATTAGAAACTTTGGATTTATTGGGAATTGCGAATCACGCGCATAAAAAGCCATTGGAGTTATCCGGTGGCCAACGGCAGCGTGCTGCGATTGCCCGTGCGATCGCTAAAAAGCCGGCCGTAGTTTTGGCGGATGAGCCGACAGCGAACTTAGATTCTGAAACTTCTGAAAAAATTATTGGTGCCTTTAAGGAACTTCAGAAATCTCAACGCACCAGTTTCATTTTTTCCACACATGACTCTCATCTAGTTAAATATGCAGAGACGATCCATCACATCAAAGACGGTCAAATTTCTACGGGAGCATAGCCATGACAGAGATTTTTAAAATTGCCTGGAGAAATCTATTCCGTAATCCCCGTAGAACAGCGGCAAGTCTGTTAACTGTTTGTTTGGGTGCAGCTGCTCTTTTGATCTATCAAGGTTTCAACAGTGGGATCATGAATCAATACCGCGAGAATACCATCCACGGATACTATGGTTTCGGCCAAGTTTTCCCCAAAGGCTATTACGGAAAAGTGTTCGAGCAACCCTGGAAAATGTGGATTGAAAATCCGGAAGAGGCTGAGAAGAAACTTTTGTCGGCTCCTGGTGTGGAACAAGTCTTCCCCCGTCTTTCATTTTATAGTTTCTTGGCCAAGGGCGGAATCACGCTGGGTGGCCGCGGCGAAGGTGTTTTACCAGAAAGAGAAAATAAATTCTTTGATAAGATGAATTTTATTTCTGGCGGCGATCTTAAAGATGAAAGTGAAATTATTCTTGGAAAAGGCCTGGCCGATTCTTTAGATGTTAAAGCGGGCGATACGCTGACTCTTTTGACTCAAACGATCAATGGTCAGTTGAATGGTGCTGACCTAAAAGTTGCAGGCGTTTTTCATATGGGGATTAAGGCCATCGATGATGGTTACTATCGCCTTCACTTAAAGCAAGCTCAGCGCCTGCTGGATACTCAGCGCGTGGAATTGTTCTCTTTGGCGACGACCGGCGTGGATCATTGGGATGAGGTTGCAAAGAACATCAATCAAGCAGATCCCAATCTAGAACCGGTGCGTTTTGAGATTCTGGATAAAGTATATTATCAGAACTCGGTGGACTTTTTGTCTGCGCAGTTTGCTTTTATCCGCATGATTATTCTGTTGATCGTAGCTTTGGGAATTTTCAATACCATCGCAGTTGGATTGCTGGAACGTGGTGGCGAGATTGGTGCTTTAAGAGCCAATGGCGAAAAGCGCAGTCGTCTGTTCAAAATTCTTTTGCTGGAAAATTCATTTTTGGGGCTGTTCGGCGGGATTTTGGGGATACTATTGGCTTTGCTTTGCACGAAAACGGTGTTGGCATCGGGAATTCCGATGCCTCCGGGCCCCGGGATCACTCGTCAGTATTTGATTTTCATTGAGATTCAAGGAAGTCATTACGTACAGGCATTATTGTTGCCGATGTTTACGGCAATCATCGCCAGCTGCTGGCCGATTTTCAAGCTTTTGCGCAGATCCATTCCGGAACTTCTGCGCTCGACATAAAGACTATCTTTTCAATAGGGCAAGTTGGCGGGTTAGTTCAAATTCACGATCGGTGATAACACCCATGTGACCTTGGATTTCCGCCAATTCCACTCCGTGTTTTACCGCCATTTTATAGATTTGTTTAACTTTATCCCACTCGATATCGCGACCCATGGTGAATGATTCGTGACGACCTTCCATTGCCAACAACGCTGTTTCTGCCAGGCAGGCATAAACGGTTTTTCCAGGTAAGCCCAAATCACAAGACATTTGCATGGGGCCTGGTAAATTCACTTCGCCGGATTCCATGATCAGAACGTCAGGACGTTTTCTGACGTCTTCCATTTCGAAATCCAATGGACGAGAACAGTCCGCGACTACGCAACCGGGCTTAAGTAACATCACATCCACGATCTTTTGGTCGAAGGACGACGTAGCCGTTAGCAAGGCGTCCGCTTGAGAAGCCAAGTCGTTGGCATTTGTTGAAAGGATAATTTCACAGTTCGGTGCGATTTGGCGAATCTCTTCGCGCAGTTCTTCCAGACGATTCATTCTGGGTGCAACCAAACAAAGCTTTTTAAAAGTCAGCGCAAGAAGTTTCGCTGAAACCTTCCCAATTGAACCCGTCGCGCCGATGACCATCGCCATGCCGTTCACACGATTGTCAATTGGGTCGATGGAAACGAAACCCATTTTTCTAACGGCTTGGTTAAGACCCCACAATGTTGCAGAAGCACTTAGACTGTTACCGGTCGTCACAGGAATCGGACTGTTTTGATTGATCGTGATACCTTGGTCGCCGACAATTTTCGTGTAGGCACCAAGACCTGCGATCTTTGCCCCACGGGCCGCGGCGTCTCTGCAGATGCCTTCAATTTGGCGATAAATCACTTCCGGAT
This genomic window contains:
- a CDS encoding outer membrane lipoprotein-sorting protein translates to MKILKAKLIIFGLVFSALSANAASPEQMVQAADKIRNPSDSYEMQIQVETPEGTSVFDVSLKGQDKTMIITKEPARDKGRNMLMLDRDFHAYIPNLKRSMRLSLAQKLSGQVANGDISRTRWAGDYNVTKESENANEVQLLLKGSKENLTYAWIRLWLKKSNAQPLRADYLGLDGKTVLKRASFEDYKSIAGAVRPTTIKIQDVNKQVSYIRIKSMKPKTFDDGFFTTRNMESMK
- a CDS encoding ABC transporter ATP-binding protein — its product is MSALYRLQNLDYSYEWNKQKVPVLKTLNISFDEACFCCIVGPSGSGKTTLLNLLGLLDSPTNGQIIFGDKDVGNLPEIEKEKIRLHQVGFVFQSFYLIPTLTILENTSYFLPSLGYSQGEAKKTALETLDLLGIANHAHKKPLELSGGQRQRAAIARAIAKKPAVVLADEPTANLDSETSEKIIGAFKELQKSQRTSFIFSTHDSHLVKYAETIHHIKDGQISTGA
- a CDS encoding FtsX-like permease family protein, producing the protein MTEIFKIAWRNLFRNPRRTAASLLTVCLGAAALLIYQGFNSGIMNQYRENTIHGYYGFGQVFPKGYYGKVFEQPWKMWIENPEEAEKKLLSAPGVEQVFPRLSFYSFLAKGGITLGGRGEGVLPERENKFFDKMNFISGGDLKDESEIILGKGLADSLDVKAGDTLTLLTQTINGQLNGADLKVAGVFHMGIKAIDDGYYRLHLKQAQRLLDTQRVELFSLATTGVDHWDEVAKNINQADPNLEPVRFEILDKVYYQNSVDFLSAQFAFIRMIILLIVALGIFNTIAVGLLERGGEIGALRANGEKRSRLFKILLLENSFLGLFGGILGILLALLCTKTVLASGIPMPPGPGITRQYLIFIEIQGSHYVQALLLPMFTAIIASCWPIFKLLRRSIPELLRST